One window from the genome of Nitrospira defluvii encodes:
- a CDS encoding NmrA/HSCARG family protein gives MGQKQVIAVVGATGMQGGGLVRAILADPASGLTVRALTRDVNSDKARELAGLGAEVVAADVQDVESLKRAFAGAAGVFCVTFFWAHMSPEREFAEAEAMAKAAQAAGVQHVIWSTLEDTRRWVPLSDNRMPTLLGKYKVPHFDAKGEADQVFKQLGVPTTFLLTSFYWDNLIHFGMGPKPGPDGILDFTLPMGEARLPGIAAEDIGKCALGILKKREAYLGKTVGIAGEHLTGVHMASALTKALGREVRYQAVPPEVYRTFGFPGADDLGNMFQFKRDFNAVFCAAREPAIARVLNPGLQTFAQWLETNATRIPLA, from the coding sequence ATGGGACAGAAGCAGGTAATTGCCGTGGTCGGGGCGACCGGCATGCAGGGGGGAGGACTCGTGCGGGCTATTCTCGCAGATCCCGCCAGCGGTCTCACGGTGCGCGCGTTGACCAGGGATGTGAATTCGGACAAGGCCAGGGAGTTGGCGGGGCTTGGCGCGGAGGTGGTGGCTGCTGATGTGCAGGACGTCGAGAGTCTAAAACGGGCCTTTGCGGGAGCGGCCGGGGTATTTTGCGTCACGTTCTTTTGGGCGCATATGTCACCGGAACGGGAGTTTGCCGAGGCGGAAGCGATGGCCAAGGCTGCTCAAGCGGCCGGAGTGCAGCATGTCATCTGGTCGACCCTGGAAGATACGCGGCGATGGGTACCGCTTTCCGATAACCGGATGCCGACGCTGCTGGGGAAGTACAAGGTGCCGCATTTTGATGCGAAAGGTGAGGCGGATCAGGTGTTCAAGCAACTCGGAGTGCCGACCACGTTTCTGCTGACCTCTTTCTACTGGGACAATCTTATCCACTTCGGGATGGGGCCGAAGCCGGGTCCGGACGGCATATTGGACTTTACGCTGCCGATGGGGGAGGCCAGGCTGCCGGGTATCGCGGCGGAGGACATCGGGAAGTGCGCGTTGGGGATCTTGAAGAAGCGGGAGGCCTATCTCGGGAAGACGGTCGGCATCGCCGGAGAGCATCTGACCGGCGTGCACATGGCGTCCGCTCTGACCAAGGCGCTCGGGCGAGAGGTGCGGTACCAGGCCGTGCCGCCGGAGGTCTATCGAACCTTTGGATTTCCCGGAGCCGACGATCTCGGGAACATGTTTCAGTTCAAACGCGATTTTAACGCGGTGTTTTGCGCGGCTCGTGAGCCGGCCATCGCCCGCGTGCTCAATCCCGGCTTGCAGACCTTTGCCCAATGGTTGGAAACGAATGCCACACGTATCCCCTTGGCCTAA
- a CDS encoding FKBP-type peptidyl-prolyl cis-trans isomerase: MRHVTGAVSAVVLLMSSLSWAAAPEPANDEQKTLYALGVAISQSLTPFTLNESELEFVKSGLADGVLKRSQKVDLNVYGPKIQQMQQVRANALADVEKKAGAAFLTKAAAEPGAHKTESGAIITTIKEGKGATPKATDTVKVHYHGTLIDGTVFDSSVKRGEPATFPLNQVIKCWTEAVQLIKVGGKSKLVCPSGIAYGDRGSPPVIKPGATLVFEVELLDIVKQ, encoded by the coding sequence ATGCGCCATGTAACCGGTGCCGTGTCCGCAGTTGTGCTCCTCATGTCCTCACTCAGTTGGGCAGCCGCCCCTGAGCCGGCCAATGACGAGCAGAAAACGTTGTATGCCCTCGGTGTCGCCATCAGCCAATCACTCACGCCCTTCACGTTGAACGAATCTGAACTGGAGTTCGTGAAGTCCGGCCTGGCCGACGGGGTCTTGAAGCGATCACAAAAAGTTGACCTGAACGTGTACGGGCCGAAGATTCAACAGATGCAGCAGGTACGGGCCAATGCGCTGGCCGACGTCGAAAAGAAAGCCGGGGCGGCGTTCCTAACCAAAGCCGCTGCGGAACCGGGCGCCCACAAGACGGAATCGGGTGCCATTATCACGACCATCAAGGAAGGCAAGGGAGCGACCCCGAAAGCCACGGATACGGTGAAGGTGCATTATCACGGGACCCTGATTGATGGCACCGTCTTCGATAGCTCCGTGAAACGCGGCGAACCGGCCACATTCCCACTGAACCAGGTGATCAAGTGCTGGACCGAAGCGGTGCAACTGATCAAGGTCGGCGGCAAAAGCAAGTTGGTCTGCCCCTCCGGCATCGCCTACGGTGACCGTGGATCACCCCCGGTAATCAAGCCCGGGGCCACTCTGGTCTTCGAAGTGGAACTGCTTGATATCGTGAAGCAATAG
- a CDS encoding glutathione S-transferase family protein: MTGQAQFPNEQTEGGEFKRQEDAFRQWVTKDGRSGFLAAAGRYHLYVSLACPWAHRTIIVRTLKQLESVVGMTVVDPLRDEQGWALRDGAGRSIDPINGFHFLREAYRLTDPDYRRRVTVPVLWDTVTKRIVSNSDDDLMRMLNGEFNRFTASTLDLYPPALRPEIDEMNTFLYERVNNGVYRAGFATSQRVYEQAARSLFAALDQLETRLSQHRYLFGGQCVESDWRLFVTLIRFDAVYHGHFKCNLRRIIDYPNLSGYLRDLYQVPGIADTVNFDHIKRHYYMTHDDINPTRIVPIGPQLDLLSPHGRDTLS, translated from the coding sequence ATGACCGGACAGGCACAATTTCCGAATGAGCAGACCGAGGGAGGCGAATTTAAACGCCAAGAGGACGCCTTCCGCCAATGGGTGACCAAGGATGGGCGATCGGGATTCCTCGCCGCAGCCGGACGCTACCATCTCTATGTCTCCCTGGCCTGTCCCTGGGCGCATCGCACGATCATTGTCCGCACACTCAAACAGTTGGAGTCGGTCGTCGGCATGACCGTGGTAGACCCCCTTCGCGACGAGCAAGGCTGGGCCCTTCGCGACGGAGCAGGCCGTTCGATCGATCCGATCAATGGATTTCACTTCCTGCGCGAGGCCTATCGCCTGACCGACCCCGATTACCGGAGGCGCGTCACCGTTCCAGTCTTGTGGGATACCGTCACGAAGCGAATCGTGAGCAATTCTGACGACGATCTCATGCGCATGCTCAATGGGGAGTTCAACCGCTTCACCGCGAGTACGCTGGATCTCTATCCGCCAGCCCTCCGCCCGGAAATCGACGAGATGAACACGTTCCTCTATGAGCGGGTGAACAACGGCGTGTACCGGGCGGGATTCGCGACGTCTCAACGCGTCTACGAGCAGGCGGCTCGATCACTCTTTGCCGCGCTGGATCAATTGGAGACGAGACTCAGCCAACACCGCTACCTCTTCGGCGGACAATGTGTCGAATCCGATTGGCGACTCTTCGTCACGCTGATCCGGTTCGACGCCGTCTACCATGGCCATTTCAAATGCAATCTCCGGCGCATCATCGACTACCCGAATCTTTCCGGCTATCTCAGGGACCTCTATCAGGTACCCGGTATCGCGGACACCGTGAACTTCGACCATATCAAGCGGCACTACTACATGACGCACGACGACATCAACCCCACCCGCATCGTGCCCATCGGTCCGCAACTGGATCTGCTCAGCCCACACGGAAGGGACACACTTTCCTGA
- a CDS encoding hybrid sensor histidine kinase/response regulator, translating to MDRPSQADPTTNLHAQQVHVLYRNMPTGVLASAANAAILAAVEWSVVPHTPLVAWVLVLCVIAAARAVLIFQYRRAVPSHWSSTDWHRWMLVGTTAAGVAWGSSVYFLAQEIPLPYELVHLFVLGGMTAGAISVLSVSLPLFLCYAVPVTVPALGHLLFSGHEFHGIMGVMGGLFLIATVHSAWNFNRVLLSSMRLQLEKLRLIRSLTTRTEAVERLNQEITKEIHERRVIEEHLRTAQSDLEQRIAERTADLAQANARLQQEVREHRLTEGARLSSEKRFNYLTDNLNQGVWFARAQPPQVLYVNPAFERIWGLPAARFYDNPKLWRDCVHPDDQRMVTEVYDAELTNPSGRDVQLLYRIVRPDGKIRWIHDRMVIHRSETGDVDSLSGITEDITEARELEDQLRQAQKMEAVGRLAGGVAHDFNNVMTVILGYSAVLLQELSHNSSARYFVQEIQRAGERCAALTGQLLAFSRKQMLHPVSLDLHRVIRDLMALLKSLIGEHVTIVLQLDPTPRWVKADAVQLEQVLLNLAVNARDAMPHGGTLTIDTSQVFPQEVWGPNHEARTTRTYVRLRVHDTGTGIDAATKAKIFEPFFTTKPPGRGTGLGLSTVYGIVHQSGGTISVESTVGHGTTMTVFLPEVMPPHIALPANAPAPDHKTATEIILLVEDEPSVRLLTQHILRTHGYTVHEAEDGFQALDLIRRTSLHVDLLITDLVMPGMNGKELAMRLRSHFADLKVLYMSGYSDNPPVTGDESQGQTTFLQKPFSPEDLIRLVREILQPVSPA from the coding sequence ATGGATCGCCCGTCTCAGGCCGACCCTACGACGAACCTCCACGCCCAACAAGTGCACGTGCTCTATCGCAACATGCCGACCGGTGTGTTGGCGAGCGCCGCCAATGCGGCGATTCTTGCCGCGGTGGAGTGGTCGGTCGTTCCCCATACGCCGCTGGTGGCGTGGGTCCTCGTCCTGTGCGTCATCGCCGCCGCGCGGGCCGTCCTGATCTTTCAGTATCGCCGTGCCGTTCCCTCCCACTGGAGCAGCACAGACTGGCACCGCTGGATGCTGGTCGGTACCACCGCGGCCGGCGTCGCCTGGGGGAGCAGTGTCTATTTTCTGGCCCAGGAAATTCCCCTGCCCTATGAGCTCGTCCATCTCTTTGTGTTGGGCGGGATGACGGCGGGCGCGATCTCCGTGCTTTCGGTCTCTCTGCCCCTGTTCCTCTGTTATGCCGTACCGGTGACAGTACCTGCCCTCGGGCACCTCCTGTTCAGCGGGCACGAATTCCACGGGATCATGGGAGTCATGGGTGGCCTGTTTCTCATCGCCACCGTCCACTCGGCGTGGAATTTCAATCGGGTGCTGCTCTCCTCCATGCGGCTGCAGTTGGAAAAGCTCCGCCTGATCCGGTCACTGACCACACGCACGGAAGCGGTGGAACGGCTCAATCAGGAAATCACCAAAGAGATTCACGAACGCCGTGTGATTGAAGAGCATCTGCGCACCGCTCAGAGCGACTTGGAACAGCGCATCGCCGAACGCACGGCCGATCTGGCACAGGCCAATGCCAGACTGCAGCAGGAGGTGCGTGAGCATCGCCTCACAGAGGGCGCGCGGCTCTCGAGTGAAAAACGCTTCAACTATCTCACCGACAACCTCAACCAGGGAGTCTGGTTCGCGCGTGCCCAACCGCCTCAAGTTCTCTACGTGAATCCGGCGTTTGAACGGATCTGGGGACTGCCGGCCGCGCGGTTCTACGACAATCCCAAACTCTGGCGGGATTGTGTCCATCCGGATGATCAGCGGATGGTGACGGAAGTCTATGATGCCGAGTTGACGAATCCGAGCGGGCGGGATGTGCAGCTGCTGTATCGCATCGTTCGCCCGGACGGCAAAATCCGATGGATCCACGACCGGATGGTCATCCACCGTTCCGAAACGGGTGACGTCGACAGCCTGAGCGGGATCACAGAGGACATTACCGAGGCCCGCGAACTGGAAGACCAGCTGAGGCAGGCCCAAAAAATGGAAGCGGTGGGACGATTGGCCGGCGGCGTGGCGCACGATTTCAACAACGTCATGACCGTCATCCTCGGGTACAGCGCGGTGCTGCTTCAGGAGCTCAGTCACAACTCTTCAGCCCGTTACTTCGTCCAGGAAATTCAACGCGCCGGCGAACGCTGCGCGGCCCTCACCGGGCAACTCCTGGCCTTCAGCCGCAAACAGATGCTTCACCCGGTGTCATTGGATCTACACCGAGTCATTCGAGACCTCATGGCACTGCTCAAGAGCCTCATCGGAGAACATGTCACGATCGTGTTGCAGCTCGATCCCACGCCGCGGTGGGTCAAGGCCGATGCCGTGCAGCTTGAACAGGTGCTGCTCAACCTGGCCGTGAATGCCCGCGATGCCATGCCGCACGGCGGCACATTGACCATCGACACGTCCCAGGTATTTCCTCAAGAGGTATGGGGTCCCAACCACGAAGCACGCACCACCCGAACCTATGTGCGGCTGCGCGTCCACGACACGGGAACCGGCATTGATGCGGCCACGAAGGCAAAGATCTTTGAGCCGTTTTTTACCACCAAGCCGCCTGGTCGAGGCACAGGACTCGGCCTCTCGACCGTCTACGGCATCGTGCATCAAAGCGGCGGGACGATTTCGGTGGAGAGCACCGTGGGGCACGGGACGACCATGACGGTCTTTCTCCCGGAGGTCATGCCTCCGCATATCGCACTTCCGGCCAACGCCCCCGCACCCGACCACAAGACGGCAACGGAAATCATCCTCCTTGTGGAAGATGAACCCTCGGTCCGGTTGCTGACGCAGCATATTCTTCGCACCCACGGGTATACGGTGCATGAAGCGGAAGACGGCTTCCAGGCCTTGGATCTGATTCGCCGCACCTCGCTCCACGTGGATTTATTGATCACCGATCTGGTCATGCCCGGCATGAACGGCAAGGAGTTGGCGATGCGTCTCCGCAGTCACTTCGCCGACCTCAAGGTCCTCTACATGTCAGGGTATAGCGACAATCCGCCGGTCACGGGAGACGAGTCGCAGGGACAGACGACTTTTTTGCAAAAGCCGTTCTCGCCTGAAGACCTGATCCGGCTGGTACGCGAAATCCTGCAGCCGGTCTCTCCCGCCTAG
- a CDS encoding sodium:solute symporter family protein has product MLLSFVILYLACSVGVGLYAATRVHNTKDFAVAGRCLPLPVVTATVFATWFGAETVLGISATFVKDGLRAVVADPFGSSLCLILAGLFFARRLYRLNLLTIGDFYRLRYNRAVEMLCTLCIVASYLGWVSAQIKALGLVFNVVTDGAMSQQAGMVLGALIVLTYTTFGGMFSVAILDFVQITIIMGGMLYIGSVISGLAGGVGTVVAHAAAAGKLEFFPPANLDLWIPFLGAWVTMMFGSIPQQDVFQRITSARDERTAVRGSVLGGTLYFFFAFVPMFLAYSATLVDPSQVAGLLARDSQLILPTLIVQHTPMVAQIVFFGALLSAIMSCSSATLLAPSVAFSENIVKSCMPTISDRGLLLVMRSVLVGFAGVVLLFALNSEASIFKMVESAYKVTLVAAFVPLLAGLYWPGATTQGALLGIVAGLGTWWLLETSITPDHVWPPQLVGLLVSAAGMAVGSLLPQWIPHSAALAGSVNQPSLTRPAEE; this is encoded by the coding sequence ATGCTTCTATCCTTCGTGATTCTGTATCTTGCCTGTTCGGTCGGGGTTGGGCTTTATGCGGCAACCCGCGTCCACAACACCAAAGATTTTGCCGTTGCCGGGCGCTGTCTCCCGCTTCCTGTGGTGACGGCCACCGTCTTTGCCACCTGGTTCGGGGCCGAAACGGTGCTGGGCATTTCCGCCACCTTCGTCAAGGATGGACTGCGAGCCGTGGTGGCCGATCCGTTCGGCTCAAGCCTGTGTTTGATTCTGGCCGGCCTGTTCTTCGCGCGTCGTCTCTATCGGCTGAATCTGCTCACCATCGGGGACTTTTACCGGTTGCGGTACAACCGGGCGGTCGAGATGCTGTGCACCCTCTGCATCGTGGCGTCCTATCTCGGCTGGGTATCAGCCCAGATCAAAGCCCTCGGCCTCGTGTTCAACGTCGTGACGGACGGCGCCATGAGTCAGCAGGCCGGCATGGTGTTGGGCGCGCTGATCGTGCTGACCTACACCACGTTCGGGGGCATGTTTTCGGTGGCGATTCTTGATTTTGTCCAGATCACGATCATCATGGGCGGCATGTTGTACATCGGGTCCGTGATCAGTGGCCTGGCCGGAGGAGTGGGGACGGTGGTCGCTCATGCGGCGGCGGCAGGGAAGCTCGAGTTCTTCCCTCCGGCCAATCTGGACCTGTGGATTCCGTTTCTGGGGGCGTGGGTCACGATGATGTTCGGGTCCATTCCGCAGCAGGACGTGTTTCAGCGCATCACCTCGGCGCGGGATGAACGAACGGCGGTGCGGGGTTCCGTGCTGGGCGGTACCCTCTACTTTTTCTTTGCGTTCGTGCCGATGTTTCTGGCCTATTCGGCCACGCTCGTCGACCCGTCACAGGTTGCAGGATTGTTGGCGCGGGACTCGCAGCTCATTTTGCCGACCCTCATCGTGCAACATACCCCGATGGTTGCGCAGATTGTATTTTTCGGCGCGCTGCTGTCCGCAATTATGAGTTGCTCGTCGGCGACCTTGCTCGCGCCGTCGGTGGCCTTCAGTGAGAATATCGTGAAAAGTTGCATGCCGACGATCAGCGATCGCGGCTTGTTGCTGGTGATGCGCTCGGTGCTGGTCGGGTTTGCCGGTGTCGTCTTGCTGTTTGCGCTCAATTCTGAAGCCAGTATTTTTAAAATGGTGGAGAGCGCGTACAAAGTGACATTAGTCGCGGCGTTTGTGCCGCTGCTGGCAGGGCTCTATTGGCCGGGTGCGACCACTCAGGGGGCGCTTCTAGGTATAGTGGCCGGTCTGGGAACCTGGTGGTTGCTGGAAACCTCAATCACGCCGGATCACGTCTGGCCTCCACAACTCGTCGGCCTGTTGGTTTCGGCAGCGGGCATGGCGGTCGGGTCTCTGTTGCCGCAATGGATTCCGCATTCTGCCGCCCTGGCCGGATCGGTGAACCAGCCTTCGCTCACGCGCCCTGCGGAGGAGTGA
- a CDS encoding DUF4832 domain-containing protein produces the protein MQRAKWKRALLVMIGLGLAACVSPLSGGSDRIMATSAGKLVTVQPREIDDVLYNPGMGFADFHFGFGHPPQAEEYPHTTVAYFRWPWAELEPAEGQYNFALVDRVIEQAKAKGETLAIRIVSEYKTGTPQWLLDKGVASVKESDGIFPDYNNPVFLDYHERLIRAFGERYGRSLDIDHVDIGSVGCWGEWNTACCEGVEVQCKAYFPSEANQLAITDWYFKYFAGTPLVMLHGGQLQYATARGAGWRGDCFGDYGYFSPDWNHMEHAYAPVLEVQAVADAWKHGPVQMEVCGYIHEWYERGFDLDRILSKGLEWHVSVLNAKSKPVPAAWRPRINEFLKKIGYRLVPVEITHPAEGRAGERLLLQSRWENKGVAPVYHAWPLAYRLRSESGHVVAQWTSATDVKQWLPGAPYEVQDSVVLPGTLSPGTYALDLAVLTEDGRSAHVDLAIEGKRTDRWYGVSTLTIR, from the coding sequence ATGCAGAGAGCGAAATGGAAACGGGCGCTGCTGGTCATGATAGGGCTAGGCCTGGCTGCCTGCGTGTCTCCCCTCAGCGGCGGATCGGACCGGATAATGGCGACCTCTGCGGGGAAGCTCGTGACCGTGCAACCTCGTGAAATCGACGACGTGTTGTACAACCCCGGCATGGGGTTTGCGGATTTTCATTTCGGCTTCGGCCATCCGCCGCAGGCCGAGGAGTATCCCCATACGACGGTGGCCTATTTTCGCTGGCCATGGGCGGAACTCGAACCGGCGGAAGGTCAGTACAACTTTGCACTGGTCGATCGAGTCATCGAACAGGCCAAGGCCAAGGGTGAAACGCTCGCCATTCGCATCGTCTCCGAGTACAAGACCGGCACGCCGCAGTGGCTGCTCGACAAGGGCGTGGCCAGCGTGAAAGAGTCGGACGGCATTTTCCCCGATTACAACAATCCTGTTTTTCTCGACTATCATGAACGACTGATTCGGGCATTCGGGGAACGGTATGGGCGCTCGCTTGATATTGATCATGTGGATATCGGGTCGGTGGGGTGCTGGGGAGAATGGAATACGGCCTGCTGCGAAGGCGTGGAAGTGCAATGCAAGGCCTATTTCCCGAGCGAAGCGAATCAACTCGCCATTACGGATTGGTACTTCAAATATTTTGCGGGGACTCCGCTCGTGATGCTTCATGGCGGACAATTGCAGTATGCGACTGCGCGAGGGGCAGGTTGGCGAGGTGATTGCTTCGGTGACTATGGTTATTTTTCCCCAGACTGGAACCATATGGAGCATGCATATGCCCCGGTTCTGGAGGTGCAGGCGGTGGCCGACGCATGGAAGCATGGACCGGTGCAGATGGAAGTCTGCGGCTATATTCACGAATGGTACGAGCGGGGGTTCGATCTCGACCGCATCCTGAGCAAGGGGCTGGAGTGGCACGTCTCCGTGCTCAATGCCAAGTCGAAACCGGTCCCTGCGGCCTGGCGGCCGCGCATCAATGAGTTTCTGAAGAAGATCGGGTACCGCTTGGTGCCGGTCGAGATCACGCATCCGGCTGAAGGGCGTGCGGGTGAGCGCCTGCTGCTGCAGTCACGCTGGGAGAACAAGGGGGTGGCGCCTGTCTATCATGCATGGCCCCTGGCCTATCGGTTACGGTCCGAATCGGGTCATGTGGTGGCCCAATGGACGAGTGCGACTGATGTGAAGCAGTGGTTACCTGGTGCGCCGTATGAGGTTCAGGATTCGGTGGTGCTGCCAGGCACCCTGTCCCCCGGGACCTATGCGCTGGATCTTGCCGTGCTTACCGAAGATGGCCGCTCCGCACATGTCGACTTGGCGATCGAGGGCAAGCGGACGGATCGCTGGTATGGGGTGTCGACGCTCACGATTCGCTAG
- a CDS encoding ATP-binding response regulator produces the protein MLTQAQLPQLLLVDDSPVNLDLLRHHLRGKDYTCVTAASGVRAWALLEQEPDRFCAVVLDRMMPEMDGMEVLSRMKQHPVLSQIPVIMQTAAGTQQQILEGLQAGAYYYLVKPYDKATLLAIVDAAVRDHSNYLEIRQDLRRTTATMGLLESATFTFRSPEEAKNLATLLAHAYPDPNRVVTGILELTLNAVEHGNLDIGYAQKTQLLEEDTLDEEITRRLNDPLYASRVATAHFARQTTKLSLQITDQGKGFDWKKYLDFDPDRAFDTHGRGIAMANKLSFDHIEYRGTGNRVITVLDLAPIPQMLVA, from the coding sequence ATGCTGACGCAGGCACAGCTTCCCCAGTTGCTTCTGGTGGACGATTCACCCGTCAATCTTGACCTGCTCAGACACCATCTTCGCGGGAAAGACTATACCTGCGTGACGGCGGCAAGCGGAGTTCGCGCATGGGCGCTTTTGGAACAGGAACCGGACCGGTTTTGCGCCGTCGTGCTCGATCGTATGATGCCGGAAATGGACGGCATGGAAGTTCTTTCGAGAATGAAGCAGCACCCGGTGCTGAGCCAGATTCCGGTGATCATGCAGACTGCGGCCGGCACCCAACAGCAGATACTTGAGGGGCTGCAAGCCGGCGCCTACTACTACCTAGTGAAACCCTACGATAAAGCGACGCTGCTGGCGATCGTCGACGCAGCCGTGCGTGATCACAGCAACTACTTGGAGATACGACAGGACCTCCGCCGCACCACCGCCACGATGGGATTGCTGGAGTCAGCCACCTTCACGTTCAGATCGCCAGAGGAAGCCAAAAACCTCGCCACGCTGCTGGCCCATGCCTATCCTGATCCAAACCGCGTCGTCACCGGCATCCTGGAACTCACCTTGAACGCCGTCGAACATGGCAACCTGGACATCGGGTACGCGCAGAAAACGCAACTGCTCGAGGAAGACACGCTAGACGAAGAAATCACTCGCCGCTTGAACGATCCGCTGTATGCCTCACGGGTGGCGACGGCTCACTTTGCCCGTCAAACTACCAAGCTGTCCTTACAAATCACCGACCAGGGCAAAGGGTTCGACTGGAAGAAGTATCTGGACTTCGATCCCGACCGTGCTTTCGATACCCATGGCCGAGGCATCGCCATGGCCAACAAGCTCAGCTTCGATCACATCGAATATCGCGGCACGGGAAATCGAGTCATTACAGTGCTCGATCTTGCCCCAATTCCCCAGATGCTGGTCGCATAG
- a CDS encoding SDR family oxidoreductase, whose amino-acid sequence MPNWFSAASPSDSVVITGASTGIGAACALALDKLGYRVFAGIRNPADGERLQQQAGPRLMPIRLDVTDPASISAASHTVAAMVGERGLAGLVNNAGIGVAGPIELLPLTDWRRQFEVNVFGLIAVTQTFLPLIRTGRGRVINMGSIAGRASMPFMAPYAASKHALEAITDALRLEVQPWGIRVALITPGAIATPIWGKTRKDVDTWDATWSQDLKNMYKEGFTRIKEAATAAGEQAQPAGIVTAAVAHALGSRWPKTRYLIGSDAAIRAYLALLLPDRLNDWIITRIVKLPTRR is encoded by the coding sequence ATGCCGAACTGGTTCTCAGCCGCTTCCCCATCAGACTCCGTGGTCATTACCGGCGCCTCAACAGGGATCGGGGCCGCGTGCGCCCTCGCGTTGGACAAACTCGGGTATCGCGTCTTCGCCGGCATCCGCAATCCCGCCGACGGTGAGCGTCTCCAGCAGCAGGCCGGTCCTCGCCTCATGCCCATCCGACTCGACGTGACCGATCCCGCCTCGATTTCCGCCGCCAGCCACACCGTTGCGGCCATGGTGGGCGAGCGCGGCCTGGCCGGCCTGGTCAACAACGCCGGCATCGGTGTCGCGGGGCCGATCGAACTGTTGCCCCTAACCGACTGGCGACGGCAATTCGAGGTGAATGTGTTCGGCCTCATCGCCGTCACGCAAACCTTTCTCCCGTTGATTCGCACCGGACGAGGACGCGTCATCAACATGGGGTCGATCGCCGGACGCGCCTCCATGCCCTTCATGGCTCCCTATGCCGCCTCGAAGCATGCGCTGGAAGCGATTACCGATGCCTTGCGCCTCGAAGTCCAGCCGTGGGGGATCCGCGTGGCACTGATTACGCCCGGCGCCATCGCCACACCCATTTGGGGCAAGACGCGAAAAGACGTCGATACCTGGGACGCCACTTGGAGCCAGGACCTCAAGAACATGTACAAGGAGGGGTTTACACGGATCAAGGAGGCCGCCACCGCGGCGGGGGAACAGGCGCAACCGGCCGGCATCGTGACCGCGGCCGTCGCGCACGCGCTTGGATCTCGGTGGCCGAAAACTCGGTACCTCATCGGCTCGGATGCCGCCATTCGGGCCTATCTCGCCCTCCTGCTTCCCGATCGGCTCAATGATTGGATCATCACGCGAATCGTCAAGCTCCCCACTCGCCGCTGA